A single genomic interval of Cupriavidus sp. MP-37 harbors:
- a CDS encoding ClpXP protease specificity-enhancing factor — translation MPETSTKPYLIRAIYEWCTDNGFTPYIAVFVDANTNVPREFVKNNEIVLNVSFDATSGLDMGNEWITFSARFGGVSRKIDVPVENVLAIYARENGQGMAFPVERSMPETQAATERENNPPPKLAPVEAETPATPGDTGPGDDDTPPPVPRIGGKKPALKVVK, via the coding sequence ATGCCTGAAACCTCCACCAAGCCTTACCTGATCCGCGCCATCTACGAATGGTGCACGGACAACGGCTTCACGCCGTACATCGCCGTCTTCGTCGACGCCAACACCAACGTGCCGCGCGAGTTCGTCAAGAACAACGAGATCGTGCTCAACGTCAGCTTCGACGCCACCAGCGGCCTGGACATGGGCAACGAGTGGATCACCTTCAGCGCACGCTTCGGCGGTGTCTCGCGCAAGATCGACGTGCCCGTCGAGAACGTGCTGGCCATCTACGCCCGCGAGAACGGGCAAGGCATGGCTTTCCCGGTCGAACGCAGCATGCCGGAAACGCAGGCCGCCACCGAACGCGAAAACAACCCGCCGCCCAAGCTCGCCCCGGTGGAAGCCGAAACCCCGGCAACCCCCGGCGACACCGGTCCCGGCGACGACGACACGCCGCCCCCGGTGCCCCGCATCGGCGGCAAGAAGCCTGCACTGAAAGTGGTGAAGTAA
- a CDS encoding cytochrome c1: protein MKKLLSILALAGACIAGAPAMASEGGFPLEPAPVNTADLSSLQRGAKVFVNYCLNCHGASMMRYNRLKDIGLTDDQIRENLLFTADKVGETMNIAMQPKEAKAFFGAQPPDLSVIARARGDDWLYTYLRTFYRDDSRATGWNNLVFPSVGMPHVLWELQGQRAAKFTEVEEHGEKVHKFAGFEQLSPGKLSKVEYDQMTADLVSFLDWMAEPAQNHRKRLGVWVLLFLGVFTVFAWRLNAAYWKDVK, encoded by the coding sequence ATGAAAAAGCTGCTTTCGATCCTCGCGCTGGCCGGCGCCTGCATTGCCGGCGCGCCCGCCATGGCATCCGAGGGGGGCTTCCCCCTCGAGCCGGCGCCGGTGAACACCGCCGACCTGTCGTCGCTGCAGCGCGGCGCCAAGGTGTTCGTCAACTACTGCCTGAACTGCCACGGCGCATCGATGATGCGCTACAACCGGCTCAAGGACATCGGCCTGACCGACGACCAGATCCGCGAGAACCTGCTGTTCACCGCGGACAAGGTCGGCGAGACCATGAACATCGCCATGCAGCCGAAGGAAGCCAAGGCCTTCTTCGGCGCGCAGCCGCCGGACCTGTCGGTGATCGCGCGTGCCCGTGGCGACGACTGGCTCTACACCTACCTGCGCACCTTCTACCGCGACGACAGCCGCGCCACCGGCTGGAACAACCTGGTGTTCCCGAGCGTCGGCATGCCGCACGTGCTGTGGGAACTGCAGGGCCAGCGCGCCGCCAAGTTCACCGAAGTGGAAGAACACGGCGAGAAGGTGCACAAGTTCGCCGGCTTCGAGCAACTGAGCCCGGGCAAGCTGAGCAAGGTCGAGTACGACCAGATGACCGCCGACCTCGTCAGCTTCCTGGACTGGATGGCCGAGCCCGCGCAGAACCACCGCAAGCGCCTGGGCGTCTGGGTGCTGCTGTTCCTGGGCGTGTTCACCGTGTTCGCCTGGCGCCTGAACGCGGCGTACTGGAAAGACGTGAAGTAA
- a CDS encoding glutathione S-transferase N-terminal domain-containing protein, whose product MMVLYSGTTCPFSQRCRLVLFEKGMDFEIRDVDLFNKPEDISVMNPYGQVPILVERDLILYESNIINEYIDERFPHPQLMPADPVQRARARLFLFNFEKELFTHVYTLENEKGKAAEKNHERARAAIRDRLTQLAPIFVKNKYMLGEEFSMLDVAIAPLLWRLDHYGIELSKNAAPLLKYAERIFSRPAYIEALTPSEKVMRR is encoded by the coding sequence ATGATGGTGTTGTATTCGGGTACGACTTGCCCGTTTTCCCAACGTTGCCGCCTTGTCCTGTTCGAAAAGGGCATGGATTTTGAAATCCGCGACGTCGACCTGTTCAACAAGCCCGAAGATATTTCGGTGATGAACCCGTACGGCCAGGTGCCTATCCTGGTCGAGCGCGACCTCATCCTGTATGAGTCGAACATCATCAACGAATACATCGACGAGCGCTTCCCGCACCCGCAGCTGATGCCGGCCGATCCGGTCCAGCGCGCGCGCGCCCGCCTGTTCCTGTTCAACTTCGAAAAGGAACTGTTCACCCACGTCTACACGCTGGAGAACGAAAAGGGCAAGGCCGCGGAAAAGAACCACGAACGCGCCCGCGCCGCCATCCGCGACCGCCTGACGCAGCTCGCCCCGATCTTCGTCAAGAACAAGTACATGCTGGGCGAAGAGTTTTCGATGCTCGACGTCGCCATCGCGCCGCTGCTGTGGCGCCTGGACCACTACGGCATCGAGCTGTCGAAAAACGCCGCGCCGCTGCTGAAGTATGCTGAACGCATTTTCAGCCGTCCGGCGTACATCGAAGCGCTCACCCCGTCCGAAAAGGTGATGCGCCGCTAA